One Oryza sativa Japonica Group chromosome 8, ASM3414082v1 DNA window includes the following coding sequences:
- the LOC112936213 gene encoding uncharacterized protein, with amino-acid sequence MASTSSGSTPSSAASTGDSTSSIFVNPYATVNVKTHIPITLELKHPNFNKWKTFFTSMCGKFGLLPHIDGIAPPRSDDLTWAQADCCVRGWLFGSVSDAILDVVMEPDQTARNLWLAIDDLFQANKEPRAIYLSHEFHSMTQGDMPIADYCQKVKTAADALRDVGHPVTESQLFLNLLSRLNSRFSSTADNIASAPVLPSFASARNTLLLKELRIANAHKVQAETAMVVAASSANACTSGTCALSRPELVPTGTSPWRFKLTC; translated from the coding sequence ATGGCATCTACATCATCCGGCTCTACTCCATCTTCTGCTGCCAGCACCGGGGATTCTACCAGCTCGATCTTCGTCAACCCATATGCCACCGTCAACGTCAAGACTCACATACCAATTACCCTGGAGCTCAAGCACCCTAATTTCAACAAGTGGAAGACCTTCTTCACTTCTATGTGTGGCAAGTTTGGGCTCCTTCCTCACATTGATGGCATTGCACCCCCTCGTTCCGACGACTTGACTTGGGCACAAGCCGATTGTTGTGTTCGGGGCTGGCTGTTCGGCTCCGTTTCCGATGCTATCCTCGACGTCGTCATGGAACCCGACCAGACCGCCCGCAACCTATGGCTCGCCATCGACGATCTCTTTCAAGCAAACAAGGAACCCCGCGCCATCTATCTCAGTCACGAGTTCCACTCAATGACGCAAGGTGACATGCCCATTGCCGATTATTGTCAGAAGGTGAAGACTGCTGCCGATGCCCTCCGCGACGTCGGCCACCCCGTAACCGAATCTCAGCTTTTCCTCAACTTGCTGAGTAGGCTCAACTCTCGTTTTTCGAGCACCGCCGACAACATCGCCAGCGCCCCCGTTCTGCCCTCCTTCGCCTCGGCGCGCAACACCTTGTTGCTCAAAGAGCTGCGAATTGCCAATGCACACAAGGTCCAGGCTGAGACAGCCATGGTGGTCGCTGCCTCCTCTGCCAATGCCTGCACTTCCGGCACCTGTGcgttgtcacgccccgaactagtcccgaccggaactagcccgtggcGCTTCAAATTAActtgttaa